DNA from Caldilineales bacterium:
AATCGAAGTCCATATCAGGCGCGGCGTCATGCCTGCACCGGAACCGTTTCGTCGATAGACGACAGACGCACCTCGACGCGCGCCCCTAACGCCGCGGCCACTTTGTACAGAAAGGATAGGTTGGGCGGTGTGACGCCGCTTTCAAGACGGGCGATGCTCGATTGCTTGGTTCCCACCATGTCGGCCAGTTGCTTTTGCGTCAGACCGCGCAGGATGCGCAGTCGGGCGACCTGATAGGCAGGTTCGCGTGCGGCCAG
Protein-coding regions in this window:
- a CDS encoding helix-turn-helix domain-containing protein, with translation MDDRFMPLEEWEAERMQDPEFVAALAAREPAYQVARLRILRGLTQKQLADMVGTKQSSIARLESGVTPPNLSFLYKVAAALGARVEVRLSSIDETVPVQA